TGTTAGAGAAACAACAGATCGATTGGTACATGGCAATACAGTCACCCTCTTGTGATATTCTTTTTGCATGTGTGATCAGCTCCTGGGGTGGATGCACCGGAAGTTACGACAGAATAGTAATGATGTGTTCAAAGAGTTCAACAACGGTGGAGGTACATCGATCTAACTTCTCTCTATTTAATTTCTTCATTGATAGCAGCTCTTTTTATTTGCACAAACGTTCTTCTTATATTGAACTGACAACATAGTACGTAGGAGTCTGTATGGGACACAATATGGAGAAGCTAGTTTTACCATATTGTTATGAACTGTCACTGGCAAGCAGGCATGTGCATGCAAAATACACTCCCTGctggggtccacatgtcagcaATAACACATACGTATTAATTTCATAATGCCAAGTTTGAATAGTATGGATACCTGAAATCCCTGCAGTATGTTTGTCACATTAGACTGGACATGGCACATGCCATTCCTTTCCAGCTTAAGCCTAGCTCAACAATTTGCAGCTCTAGCACTAGCAGGAACCCTATCATATTCTAGATAATATTTCATTATAGCAACATTGTCCTATATAAAGGTACCCTGGACCTGGAAATGATATATATAGGTACTGCTCGTTTTTTAATCATTTTTGTAGTTTAGTTTAAGCTGGCAAAAAATCAGGATATAATGGTCATCATACTGTTTGAAATTCAGATATTCAGAATAATCTTTATAAGTAAAGACCCACACTGATATAATTTCCATAAATTTTGAAACTCGTCTATTTCCAATTTCTAAGATATCAACAAGTACCCAAGAAGCAGAGTAAAGGAACTTtttgaagtaaaaaaaaaacttagaaAACACAATGATGCTAATTCACTGTGTCACTGCAGGTGGGACCTGCAACTGCATCACCGGACGGGCCTCGCCGGACCCCATCACCTTCCTTGCAGCCACCAACGAATACTTCGCCGATGACGCCTTCACCACCAAccatccctcgccgccggccgccgacctCTTCACCTTCGGCGGCAGCGGCCTCCTCACCATTGGCACTCTAGGCATCGCTGCTGTCGCGGTTCCTACAGACGCAGACGACGATGAGTACGACGTCGACGTTGATGCTGCCGAATCCGACTCTGACGACAAAGCTGACAACGTGGATGAGGAAGACGACGCCGACGGCGCCGTCACGCCCACATTCACctgccctcctccgccgccgccggcagaggCCGCGGTCGTCGTCGAGAAGGCTGTCGCCGCGGTCGAGGCCATCGCCGAGAAGGACGACGACACCACCACGGAGGACGACCTCATGGTGGTGAGCGCCGAGCTGGAGAAGGTCCTCGGCGGCCGCAACAGCGGCacctccgccagcgacctggtGGCGTCGGCTCGGGTGAGCTTCGTCATGGGCGTGGACTGCCCGCTGCAGGGCTTCCTGTTCGGCTCCCCGGTGAGCGACGCCGAGTCGCGCCTGGAGCAGCCGCGCGACAGCAACGGCGGCCGGCGCACCTCGCTTGGCGAGCTGTTCATGCGCACGCGCTTCGCCGACGAGAAGGTGGCGCTCGTCGCCGTCGAGGAGGGCGAGGACGGCGGGGATGGAGCCGCCGGTGGAGAAAGTGGCGACGGGAAATCTGGgaaagacggcggcggcgggggcggccacaagataatgaagaagaggaGGGTGAAGGATGGAAAAGTCGCCGGTGGCGAAGGAGCGCCGGCGATTGCAGCTGTGACCAAGAGCAAGTTTCAGAAGGTATGATCAGTTTCTGGTTTGGGAATTGTGGAGAAATTCTTGATCTTAATTTAACTTCTTTTTCTCATTTTGCTTACTTGATTCAAAGTAATTATAAACATTGTGTCTTTTTGATTTGTGCAAAATAGTTACAGGATTTATCATGTAAATCAACTAACGTGAATATCCTACTCCTTTGCATAGTACTTGCTCCTCAAGTGCTTGTTGAAATGAAACAATGTCAATGTTCAAAACAGGAAGTGGGCAAGAGAGATTTTTCTAGATCTCGAGCTGTCGTATCCGAATCGACAATCTTTCGATGAAATGTCGACTTATGTTACAGATCTGGCACACCAGCTAGGAGTCAAGTCGTTGTTAGGAGTGGGGGTAGCGAGTTGACACGGCGTTTTGTTTGCAATCTCCTGTCCAGTGTTATCTTTATGGCTCATTGCACTTGTCATGTTATCCTTAGCCTCCAATTGAACAATTAGACCTTGATCCGTGACATCTTTATCATCGAACCTTTTGCCTCTTTCTCTATAGTGATGCTGCACATGAATCATATATAAGTCCCTATAAGATAAGCTCTGAAGAACTTTTTTATTGACAATTAGTTGAAGAATCTTTTGCAGATGCCACTTGATTCACAGTCCATATAATTGGTGCATGCCATTCTGAAATGTACTATTTGATTTTTCTTGTTGATTATTTCTGCAAAATGAGGAGAATGCCGATCACTGCAATAGTTCTGAAAAAAGGATGCATTTTGCTCATTTGCAGATCCTTCAAATCTTCCACAGGAAAGTGTACCCTGAGAGCACGGCGCTGGCGAGGAGCCTGACCAAGAAGAACCGCAAGCgtggcagcagcggcggtggcgccgacgAGCCCGAGCCGGCGTCACCCAAGCTCCGGTGCCGCAAGGAGCAGCACGCGCCGGGGTTCGGCTGCTGCGCCAACCGCGCCTCCTTCGGTGGCGCCACTTCTCCCACCGTCGACGAGGAGGAGCTCAACAGCAGCAAGACTGGCCACTGGATCAGGACCGACGCTGAATGTGAGTGCATGTTGATCCGTCCACGTCTCGAACTCCCGATCCATAGACCTTGCAACGACACCACAGCATGTCATCCTAACCCCACCAATAATTTGCAGTCACAAAATGCAGCCTTGATAGGGAAACTTTCATACTGTCATTGGCAAAGAATCTTCAGAAGCTATCAATTCGTTTTTACTGTATCTGATGCAGCCTGCCTGCTTGTACTTCACTGACTGAACATCTCTTCTCTCTGACTGGATGCAGATTTGGTGCTGGAGTTATAGAGAGAGAAATAAGAGAGATAAAGTCAGGATCTGTTGGCTGGTCAATATCAAGCATATtgtttcctcaaaaaaaaatcaagcatagtGAGTATATTGAGCATGTTATGTACTTATGTTCAAGTGCTTGCCTCCTACAAAATTCTTAAATGTTTATTCATCATGTTACCTGAATGGGTTGTATGTGTCAGTCTATAAAGGGGAAAAGGACTGTGAATGTATATGAACTTAATGTATGGTTTGCATCAAGATGTGATTGCTGTgttatggacacattagttgaTAGCCTTCTGTGGGCGCATGCCTTGCATTGGGCACTTGGGCCCCCTCATCATGCTGCTTCTTGAACTCTTGTTGGTGGCCTGATTGAAGAGGTAGATCCAGTGACAGGGATGGGCCTAGCAATACTTGTCATTTTCCTCAATAGGCTAGATGCAGTTTATATATGTGTTATTCTTATGGCTCTGTTTAGGACCTTTTATATATTCACAGTTTGGACATTTCCTTGTGTGCATGATGAATTAGGCCAGGCAGGGGAACATTAGATCCATTGTTCCTATAGTGAAAGATAATACTAGATGACTGAAGATCCCTAGAGGCTTGGACACTTGGTTGGGACTTGGGGACTGGAATGCATTTTGTGCATGCATCTTTCATTCTTTCCAATGCAGAAACTATTTCCTGGTAAACATATCCAGTAATTGATCATGATGAGAACTTGCAGTCTTTGAAGTTGTAGGGAGCAGTCGAGGAGATTGCAGAATGGCTAACAGTTTAGCAAGATACTGTTGAAGTTTCACACAAATACCCCTTTTGATGTTTTTTCACTGTCGGTACACTCAGATAGGGGTACCCTCTCCTACAAGACAAGGACGAAGGCGCTCAGGAGCGGCAGCCACGGACCACGggcccggacccccgcggacagGTCCCGAACCTCCGCGGGCCGGACCTGGGCCTCTACAAGTGGAAGCCGGACCTCCAGGAGGCCTGAGTCATCAAGCTAGCCAGGCGCAAGCCTCGggacctccgctccccgctcgggcaggggtccggagccgccacgtgcccctgtgggcgcggccgccgacccccaGGTCcgatgccgccacgtgtcccataGGTGCGGACCTCcggacctccgctccccgctcgggcaggggtccagagccgccacgtccccctgtgggcgcggccgctgACCCCTGGGTCCGGTGCCACCATGTGTCCCACAGAATCGAGTCTTCCGCCTGAAGCCAGCcctcctgccgcattaaatgatgatggttgaggcgtgcgctGCCAGAGCAGGGCATGGGCCGCCCTCTGACGGGTTGGACTGGCACGaatgacaacacggtaagcccgccagttaccgaggcggctcgtcagttaccaaggcaagcattaaagactcagcaccgcgcgcatgggcgacgagtcatgatgatcagttactgactggagcaacagtgcacgctgctacagtggactgggtcggtagttcggcgcttcatcatgacctcgacgcacggctgcaaaggctagactctactccgacaggacagtTCAAGACCACGCCTGGTCAGAAAATTTGTACGTTGTAAGATAATATATcaccgggtccacatgtcgggccccgctcagtgtacgtgctccccttggtcatataaaagggagatcACGCACGGTAGGATGACAGGTTCACACAGACACAAGTTCTCGGGACTTCTTCCAggtctctctcctcctccacacTCTCGCTCAAGCCCAGGGTTCTAGCAAGCTCTCATACAGCACTCTCTAAGCTCTGGCAATACAACTCACAGTAgtcgtagggtattacgctccggcggcccgaaccactctaaatccttgtgtgcttttCGTGTTCatacgcctctagatcgagcattccttgGCTGTCCCCAAGCTCATCCTGCAcataggattaggcgggtgcaatccgccacccggctggagAAATCCTTCGACATTCACTATGGCGACTATCCTAACAGTAGGTACCTTCGTGATTTAGGAATGCATTTTTGTCATTTGAAAAATCAAAACAtagagttttgggtccaatataGTGGATcgggggtgcgttcgttgcaaatcGAAGGCAACTTCGTAGTaggaacttgtgcattaatagCACGAGTTCAGCATGTTTTGCACtgactttcgtgcagtaacaaaacggtaaGAAGCGCcacaaaacattagttttggatCCCATGCCGTGAATTGGGTGAGTATTGCACCAAAGGACAAGGTGTTTTGGGGGCTTGCTAAGGCTAAGCCGGAATGGATTTCGTTTGAAAGTGAAATAGGGGATTCCGACCATTTGGGCATGttggctttgaactcatttctcaagaTTGGGCAGAGGGGACTTGTAGACGGACCTTGGCGATGGCATGCTCTCATTTTCTGCGTTCTGGCTAGGGGATTCCGATGCGGTCTACATGTCATTGAATTCAGtccttgttgacggtcactaacgaccaatttcgaccgtcaactcctgcacaaaaaggaaccaaaatgtggaataaatgctaggatagatttatttactaacaaattccacagatgatgttctagaatgtgtgcaggtgattttgagataattttgcagcataatggTGTGGTTTAATCCAAGACACGATGTTCCGCCAAATCAGGACACGACACATGTCAGAATATGGAGtatagggcccaccagagcaagaaaccgacaTGATAAAAGACAAACCCCATGCcgttgacaagtgggcccaggaagcAACCCACAGGCCAAAAggcaaggtcggtgggcccattGGGAGGACGGCCGACCTACCCGTGGGCCGCACCGCCTTTAGGTTCCACTGGAGGTCTCCCATTGGCTGCTAATGGCGGTTTGATGAGGTTCGGCTGCAGCTCACCTCCTGGCTCCCTCttataaatacaaagggggggGGTCgaggaacacacacacacacatctcaccctctcaactcacccttctcccttggagcttgaggccttcatcctagatgcttaggtagactaggaggtgtagaagaagaggaggagagtgaggaggagtcgggggaagtgccgggtctgtcggcactcctctccgcttgtacctcaacggatgcttattcggttgtaagtgttcgagactttttttgtttgtttatttgaaattagagtttagatcgcaagttatcatctctgccttatattagttgatgtgtatgctagcgagtagcatttgatcttagcttaagaccccggatagaaaagggtagtcttggccagggctaaggttagtaagGAAAgatgtagacgtggtgtctaggctggactataccactcagttgtctgattgTCCCAcaatttgtagaggtagccggcaggtggtgacagccatgttcgagccctagtaatcctccacgttcggatattggatagagtaCATATTGGAGCTACCGGCTTGTATaagtcggtcgatacctttagctcgaagtattcttcgaggcatagattctagatatagaaagtcctctcttctgtcttctccacaccggcgtgtgtgtccttggatgagcctgaacccgtagatagcatactcatgttcctcagtggatacgataccctgaaatactcttgggtgaaagctacagcggtatccgtgcgcttacagttttattcgtgacgttgcaaaataccaacaaactttctggcgccgttgccggggaatggtagctacattatctacggactcagtcgtcctggtatcttctttttttctttttccttgattctacctcaatccccgctacccatggagcagctatcccttttacagctctcttcacccaagagcgagttctatgagccagcaCCCTCTGCTGACCTAATTCTTTCTGCTAGCTATGAACTCGAGTCAGGCTACATAGCCTTTGTTCAgggaagggattgtgaaaatccctaccatcatctgcgcgagttcgagcaagtgtgttcatgcaagaaaatttcgggcatgacacatgaaactcttaaatggaagttgtttcctttttccctttcgagagaagcgaagcaatggtacattcatgtcgtaggctgtgtgaatggaagttggattgaacttcgggACATATTTTGTTCTGCATTCTTCCCACTTTCACGAATATGTGCCTTACAAAcggaaattttaactttccgtTAGAGtgataaggaatcaatcggtgtatcttgggctagatttaccttattggtaaaatcaggcccagacttgtcattacccgagcatttattgctccagtatttttatgctggtcttgacaaggagtctgcacaccaactcgatcttacctctggaggatctttcgatcatcttaccccaaccgagagtagggaagtcctcgacaaaatcttggacaaaacctctttcgtttgtatccacgagccagtCCCCACATAGCCCGAGATGCGTCAAGCGGAGCCTTCAGAAATCGAATCGGAACCCTCTGAAAGCCAATCAATAGATTCGATCTATGAGACCGCCCCTGAACATAAATCCGAAacatcggaggaggaagaacctCTACCTCCGGAGTTTCTCCGAAGTATCGAGCCAGATGTCTCTGAAGATTTTggcaacacctcaagatacttctgccAGAAGCGACCACCAAGTCCTGTCACTCCTACAGATCCCTTAGAAGAGAATTTTCTTTGAGAGACGATTCAAGAGTTGGCAACATTGATCAGCAACGAATGGCTGCAGGAAGGAGAATCATCCTTATCTCCAATTTATCTAAActctccctcctcatcattccgTTGCCGTCTCCAAGATCAAAATGTGGATGCTCTCTATAGTCCCGTTGTCGGAGCTAATCTCATGTTAGATGAGTTTGACTTagcttttctaggcaattacaaCCTTACTCCGATAGAGAAACAGCTCAAGAGACCTTCAGGTTTTCTTACGAGCAGCTACGGGATAATCACTGATGTGCCATTTtggcacaatgatgttaaaatccgtctgaacttccatatcttcgaagatctcaacttcgatttcttgataggacatcccATTAAAGCTCTCTTTACGGATGTTCCTAAAGACGGATGTTTAAACAACAAGTTAGGGAAGGACATGTTCCACATCCCCGTGGATCGAGCATTAACATGCTCAGTGGAAGACCTCCCTATTCCAGAGccaatcgaggaaataatggccacttcTACCTTCGAGTCTTTTGACTCAAAcctcgaggaggatatcgaggaaATGCCGGAAGAAGTCAGCGATGCAGAAAAAGAATCCGGTGAAACTTCTGAACTGCTCGCGACTGAGAAgccatcacgacctccgattgagctaaagccCTTACCTTCCGGGCTTATATACGCCTTTTtgaatagcgatgtagagtctccGTGATCATCAGTGACCaactctcagaagaggagacgAATAAGCTCATCGCTGttttagagaagcatcgatcggtcttaggctataccctacaagatctcaagggcatcagtcctGCCCTCTGCACCCACCAAATCCCATTGGATCCCGCAATagtaccttctagggaaccccaaagaaggttgaacaatgctatgagggaggtggtaaagaaagaggttctCAAACTCTTAGATGCCGGAATTATCTATCCTGTTCtgcatagtgagtgggtaagcctAGTCCAAgtcgtgcccaagaaaggaggcatgacggtggtggaaaatagcaagaatgaactaattccccaacgaaccgtcacaggatggaggatgtgtatagattacagaaaactcaacaaggccactaagaaggatcacttcccactacctttcatcgatgagatgttagagcGATTGGCGAAGCATTcctacttctgtttccttgatggttattctggttaccatcaaatacccatccatcccgaagatcagagcaagactacattcacatgcccctatggaacatatgcTTACCGACGAATGTCGTTTGGGTTATGTAATGCACCCGCGtcgttccaaaggtgcatgatgtccattttctccgacatgattgaagaaattatggaagttttcatggacgacttctcggtctatggaacgaccttcgatcattgtctagaGAATTTGGAcagagtcttgcagagatgccaggagaaggacctgatcctcaactgggagaaatgtcagttcatggtccgtgaaggcatcgttttaggacacttagtgtccgaaagagggatagatgtggataaggcgaagattgaagtcattgaacaacttccgcctcccatcaatgtgaaaggaatcagaagcttccttggccatgccggattctatcgaaggttcatcgcgaacttctcccagatcgctagacccctcacaagtctcctagccaaggatgttcctttccaattcacagatgagtgccataaagcctttgacacgctcaaaaaggcactcatctcagctccaatcattcaaccccagattggaagctcccgttcGAGATCATGTATGATTCTAGTGATTACACGATGGGGGGGGCgtacttggtcaaaccaaggacaagaagcatcacgcgatcgcgtacgcaagcaagacactcactggagctcagctcaattaggctacaacagaaaaagagctcctagcagttgtcttcgctatcgacaagtttagatcctatttagtgggtaccaaggtcatcgtctatacagaccatgccacactcaagtacctcttcactaagaaggatgctaaaccaaggttgatcagatggattcttctactccaagagtttgatttggaaattaaagataaggaaggagtagagaattcagtggcggaTCAATTATCACGCATGACCAATACAAATACCCAAGACccgccgataaatgacttcctacgggatgacatgcttctcaaagtaacagcttcgcacccctggtatgcgaatatcgTGAACTTCATGGTTTCGGGGTATATATCCCCGGGGGAAAGCAAAAAGAAGTTAGTACAAGAGAGCAGACACCACCTATAGGATGCACCATATTTGTACCGAgtctgtgcagatgggttactcagacgatgtgtacctacggcagaaggacaaaagatcatagagaaatgccatgcagcaccatatggaggtcactatggtgtatttcgcactcaagcgaaaatctgacagagcggtttctattggccatctatgtatgaagatacaaaggacttcatccgcagatgtccaaactgccagaggcatggagggatcacagcTCGCGACTCAATGCCCCTGAACTACAATCTTCAAGTCGAACTTTTTGACGTCTGGGGCATTGATTACATGGGACCTTTTGtaagatcccaaggatgcgagtatattCTGGTCGCCGTagattacgtctccaaatgggtcgaagccatgccatgcagagccgcagatgcaaagcatgcccgtaagatgttcaatgagattatctttccaaggtttgtCACACCACGGATGGTAATTAGTGActgagggtcacacttcattgactcggccttccggaactttctcaaggaactagggacaaggcacaatATCGCGACTCcatatcaccctcagaccagcggtcaagcagaaacatctaacaagcaaatcaagaatattctgcagaagaccgtgaatgagatggggaggggatggaagctgaaattaccggATTCACTTTGAGCATACCGTACAGTATACAAGACACCtattggaatgtcaccctattagcttgtctacgggaaaacttgccacttacccgTAGAACTGGAGCACAGAGTGCACTGGGCTATCCGGAAGTGGGACATGGATCTTATAATAGCCGGAGAGTACCAGAAGTGCCAGATCTCGGAACTGGAGGAATGGAGAGTTaaagcttatcatagtg
This genomic interval from Panicum virgatum strain AP13 chromosome 8K, P.virgatum_v5, whole genome shotgun sequence contains the following:
- the LOC120644366 gene encoding protein LAZY 1-like, yielding MKLLGWMHRKLRQNSNDVFKEFNNGGGGTCNCITGRASPDPITFLAATNEYFADDAFTTNHPSPPAADLFTFGGSGLLTIGTLGIAAVAVPTDADDDEYDVDVDAAESDSDDKADNVDEEDDADGAVTPTFTCPPPPPPAEAAVVVEKAVAAVEAIAEKDDDTTTEDDLMVVSAELEKVLGGRNSGTSASDLVASARVSFVMGVDCPLQGFLFGSPVSDAESRLEQPRDSNGGRRTSLGELFMRTRFADEKVALVAVEEGEDGGDGAAGGESGDGKSGKDGGGGGGHKIMKKRRVKDGKVAGGEGAPAIAAVTKSKFQKILQIFHRKVYPESTALARSLTKKNRKRGSSGGGADEPEPASPKLRCRKEQHAPGFGCCANRASFGGATSPTVDEEELNSSKTGHWIRTDAEYLVLEL